One region of Pseudoalteromonas galatheae genomic DNA includes:
- a CDS encoding DUF4826 family protein has protein sequence MSEEQNRPQQEALTPEQQHQRSIQWQRSCVQAAQKHLADKGVLPQSILEKECRYIEPMVALWKIKGQNGKKYWVITGNLPTDHIEASAAATPREALRYFSFHWQMKAEEIISAKPVDKTQAQFANLLVNRAHGLYELFSKDELWANEAS, from the coding sequence ATGAGTGAAGAACAAAACCGACCGCAGCAAGAGGCGTTAACACCAGAACAACAACACCAAAGGTCAATACAATGGCAACGTAGTTGCGTGCAAGCTGCACAAAAACATCTTGCGGATAAAGGGGTGTTACCGCAAAGTATTCTTGAAAAAGAGTGTCGCTATATTGAGCCAATGGTTGCACTTTGGAAAATTAAAGGTCAAAACGGCAAGAAGTATTGGGTTATCACAGGTAACTTACCGACGGACCATATTGAGGCATCTGCCGCAGCGACACCGCGTGAAGCTTTGCGTTACTTTTCGTTCCACTGGCAAATGAAAGCGGAAGAGATCATTTCTGCAAAACCAGTAGACAAGACACAAGCCCAGTTTGCTAATCTCTTAGTGAATCGAGCTCACGGATTATACGAGCTTTTCTCTAAAGATGAGCTTTGGGCTAATGAAGCATCGTAA
- a CDS encoding ribosomal protein uL16 3-hydroxylase, which yields MYQLQINDLTFEQFLAQYWQKKPLLIKQGFRDFEDPIEPEELAGLATEECIESRIVTNHNDNWEAHHGPFEQFDLLTDSNSTLLVQAVDHWHPQAAELIEAFRFIPNWRIDDLMVSFSTPGGGVGPHLDQYDVFIIQGQGKRHWRVGERDNGLKQFARNKSLLQVEQFEAVIDAVLEPGDILYIPPACPHEGYAVEDALNYSVGFRAPDQKDLLSSFADHIIDVEAGKRRFSDPELQLRASIGEVTCDDQQQIKSLLSALIEDKALYSQWLGKTLSEPKHEMDLAPLDPAIDSQALFEIARENPLIYRAGGVRAIYQIVDDHILFSVNGENYELDHHCLDAVKQLTDQVVFEFNAIIPALNSLEFKQTLTKLINDGTYFIEDSDPADADFDEGWE from the coding sequence ATGTATCAACTGCAAATTAATGACCTTACCTTCGAACAATTTCTTGCCCAGTATTGGCAAAAAAAGCCATTACTCATCAAACAAGGATTCCGAGACTTTGAAGACCCAATTGAGCCAGAAGAACTTGCCGGCCTTGCAACTGAAGAATGCATAGAATCTCGAATTGTTACTAATCATAATGATAACTGGGAAGCCCATCACGGCCCTTTTGAACAATTTGATTTACTCACCGATAGTAACAGCACGCTATTGGTTCAAGCCGTTGATCACTGGCACCCACAAGCCGCGGAGTTAATAGAAGCATTTAGATTCATACCAAATTGGCGCATAGACGATTTGATGGTTAGCTTTTCGACTCCTGGTGGCGGTGTCGGTCCACACCTAGATCAATATGATGTCTTTATAATTCAAGGGCAAGGTAAACGTCACTGGAGAGTTGGTGAACGCGATAATGGCCTAAAGCAATTTGCACGCAATAAGAGTTTACTACAAGTAGAGCAATTCGAAGCAGTTATTGATGCGGTTCTTGAACCCGGTGATATCTTATATATTCCACCAGCTTGTCCTCACGAAGGTTACGCGGTTGAAGATGCTTTAAACTATTCGGTTGGTTTTAGAGCGCCTGATCAAAAAGATTTGCTTTCTAGCTTTGCTGACCACATCATTGATGTGGAAGCTGGAAAACGCCGTTTTAGCGACCCAGAATTACAACTCAGAGCGTCTATAGGCGAAGTGACCTGCGACGACCAACAGCAAATTAAGTCTCTTCTCAGCGCTTTAATTGAAGATAAGGCGCTATACAGCCAATGGCTTGGAAAAACACTCAGCGAACCAAAACATGAAATGGATCTAGCGCCATTAGACCCCGCTATTGACTCCCAAGCGCTTTTTGAAATTGCCAGAGAAAACCCATTGATTTATCGCGCAGGTGGGGTACGTGCCATTTACCAAATCGTTGACGATCATATTTTGTTCAGTGTTAATGGTGAAAACTATGAATTAGACCATCATTGTTTAGATGCCGTAAAGCAGCTAACCGATCAAGTTGTGTTCGAGTTTAATGCAATAATTCCTGCATTAAATAGTTTGGAATTTAAACAAACGTTAACTAAACTGATAAATGATGGGACCTACTTCATTGAAGACAGCGATCCAGCCGATGCTGACTTTGATGAGGGCTGGGAGTAG
- a CDS encoding MipA/OmpV family protein produces MARLLLTITTSFSFFCCSSAFAEQQPQSEALKWGIGGVIIAQDQGYIDIGNETEFVPAIAIQYGDFNLLGPRATYKLYQAEQFEISVGAQLRLDGFEAADSKFFTGMEDRDMSFDAGFDAEYDTSFGEFGFEFMHDVSSTHKGYEASVSYGVPFRFADGRVYPYIAANFQSEDLVDYYYGVRVNEALSSRPYYLGESSTALEVGIQSDWYFGKHHMLKADVSYTSYGDEIKDSPLIDASGNVQVLLGYVYVF; encoded by the coding sequence ATGGCTAGATTACTATTAACGATCACTACTTCTTTTTCATTCTTTTGTTGTTCGTCAGCGTTTGCTGAACAGCAACCCCAATCAGAAGCGCTAAAATGGGGGATCGGCGGCGTTATTATTGCTCAGGACCAAGGTTATATAGATATTGGAAATGAAACAGAGTTTGTACCGGCCATCGCCATACAATATGGCGACTTCAACCTACTAGGGCCAAGAGCAACCTATAAACTATATCAAGCCGAACAATTTGAAATCAGTGTGGGTGCTCAATTACGGTTAGATGGATTCGAGGCAGCTGATAGCAAGTTCTTTACTGGCATGGAAGACAGAGATATGAGTTTCGATGCTGGATTTGATGCAGAATATGATACTAGCTTTGGTGAATTTGGATTCGAGTTCATGCATGACGTGAGTAGTACACACAAAGGCTATGAAGCCAGCGTAAGCTATGGTGTACCATTTAGATTTGCTGACGGCAGAGTATACCCGTATATCGCTGCGAACTTTCAAAGTGAAGACCTTGTTGATTATTACTATGGTGTCAGAGTAAACGAAGCATTAAGTTCTCGACCCTATTACCTTGGTGAATCCAGCACTGCACTCGAAGTCGGTATTCAAAGCGATTGGTATTTTGGTAAACATCATATGCTTAAAGCTGATGTTAGTTACACCAGTTACGGTGATGAAATAAAAGATTCTCCCCTTATCGATGCCTCTGGTAACGTACAAGTTTTGCTTGGGTATGTGTATGTTTTTTAG
- a CDS encoding GNAT family N-acetyltransferase, giving the protein MSYKIRRVNWQTKKLELKAIRERVFVYELHIPKEVEFDQQDITAEHLIIIDDLDGPVGTGRLCEDGLLSRIAIFKSHRNRAAYASLIGGLVDIAKDKGFETVFIQCILDEVPEFLQSGFSAHGHVFMEAGIPRQRLKCPIQSLKTDPFTMLH; this is encoded by the coding sequence ATGAGTTACAAGATCAGAAGAGTGAATTGGCAAACCAAAAAATTGGAGCTTAAGGCAATACGCGAGCGCGTATTTGTGTATGAACTTCATATTCCCAAAGAAGTTGAGTTTGATCAGCAAGATATAACTGCCGAGCACTTAATCATTATTGATGATTTGGATGGACCCGTGGGCACAGGGAGACTTTGTGAAGACGGACTATTAAGTCGCATTGCTATATTCAAATCTCACCGTAATCGTGCTGCCTATGCTTCATTGATCGGGGGACTTGTCGATATCGCAAAAGACAAAGGCTTTGAGACCGTCTTTATTCAATGTATTTTGGATGAGGTGCCTGAATTTTTACAGTCAGGGTTTTCTGCACACGGGCATGTATTCATGGAAGCAGGCATTCCGAGACAGCGCTTGAAATGCCCTATTCAATCACTTAAAACCGACCCATTTACGATGCTTCATTAG
- the purB gene encoding adenylosuccinate lyase encodes MELSALTAISPVDGRYGSKTKELRSIFSEFGLIKYRVIVEVRWLQALASSDAITEVPAFSDEANALLDSIVENFSEADAARVKEIERTTNHDVKAVEYLLKEKVADNAELNAVNEFIHFACTSEDINNLSHGLMLTEARDTVLLPYCDELLSAIKDKAIEYKSIPMMTRTHGQPASPSTMGKEFANVYVRLQRQRQQIANVQMLGKINGAVGNYNAHLSAYPDYDWHAHSERFVSSLGLTWNPFTTQIEPHDYIAELFDAIARFNTILIDFDRDVWGYIALNHFKQKTIAGEIGSSTMPHKVNPIDFENSEGNLGIANAIFAHLAQKLPVSRWQRDLTDSTVLRNLGVGMGYALIAYQATLKGVSKLEVNAERLLAELDDNWELLAEPIQTVMRKYGIEKPYEKLKDLTRGKRVNKEIMAEFIDNLDLPNEVKAQMKEMTPANYIGRAEAFIEELN; translated from the coding sequence TCGTAGAAGTTCGTTGGCTACAAGCGCTAGCGAGCAGTGACGCCATTACAGAAGTACCTGCTTTCAGCGATGAAGCCAACGCACTTCTTGACAGCATTGTTGAAAACTTCAGCGAAGCAGACGCAGCACGCGTAAAAGAGATTGAGCGCACCACTAACCACGACGTTAAAGCTGTAGAATACCTTCTTAAAGAAAAAGTAGCTGACAATGCCGAGCTAAACGCAGTCAATGAATTTATTCATTTTGCATGTACCTCTGAGGACATCAATAACCTTTCTCATGGCCTAATGCTCACCGAAGCGCGTGACACGGTATTACTGCCATACTGTGACGAGCTACTGAGCGCAATCAAAGACAAAGCGATTGAGTATAAGTCAATTCCAATGATGACTCGTACACACGGCCAACCTGCTTCACCATCAACCATGGGTAAAGAGTTTGCAAACGTGTATGTTCGCCTGCAACGTCAACGTCAGCAAATCGCTAACGTACAAATGCTTGGTAAAATCAATGGTGCCGTTGGCAACTATAATGCTCACCTAAGCGCTTATCCAGATTACGATTGGCATGCACACAGTGAACGTTTTGTATCAAGCCTAGGTTTGACTTGGAACCCATTCACAACGCAAATCGAACCGCATGACTATATCGCTGAGCTATTTGATGCGATTGCACGCTTCAATACTATCTTAATTGATTTTGACCGTGACGTTTGGGGTTATATCGCGCTAAACCACTTCAAGCAAAAAACCATTGCTGGTGAGATTGGTTCTTCAACAATGCCTCACAAAGTTAACCCTATCGACTTTGAAAACTCTGAAGGTAACCTTGGCATTGCTAACGCTATCTTTGCCCATCTTGCACAAAAGCTACCTGTTTCACGCTGGCAACGTGACCTAACTGACTCAACCGTTTTACGTAATTTAGGTGTTGGTATGGGTTATGCGCTTATCGCGTATCAAGCTACGCTTAAAGGTGTCAGCAAGTTAGAAGTTAATGCTGAGCGTTTACTTGCTGAGCTAGATGATAACTGGGAACTACTAGCAGAGCCAATCCAAACGGTAATGCGTAAGTACGGTATCGAAAAGCCATATGAAAAGCTAAAAGATCTTACTCGTGGTAAACGCGTAAACAAAGAAATCATGGCTGAGTTCATCGATAACTTAGACTTGCCAAATGAAGTAAAAGCACAAATGAAAGAAATGACGCCAGCAAACTATATCGGTCGTGCTGAAGCGTTCATTGAAGAACTAAACTAA